The following DNA comes from Cellulophaga sp. HaHa_2_95.
TTTTATAGGAACCTACACTGCTGAAAACTATTCACATCATATAACGGCAAGAACAAATAAGATTGCGGTAGAACATATTACAGCACTGTTTCCTCATAAGACCGTAAAAGCTTTTGAATTAAGAAAGTCTACCAATGCAAGAGAAAATGCATTACACTTAGATTGTTGTTTTCAACCTATAGGAAAAAATAAAGCCATCTTACATAAAAATGGTTTTCTAATTGAAGAAGAATACCAGTGGTTGGTAGATTATTTTGGAAAAGAAAACGTTTTTGAAATTACGAGCGATGAGATGTACAATATGTTTAGCAATGTATTTTCAATTTCGCAGGAGGTCATTGTTTCAGAAAAGAATTTTACAAGGTTAAATACCTGGTTAAGAGAAAAGGGCTTCACGGTAGAAGAAATACCGTATGCCGAAATTTCTAAACAAGAGGGGTTATTACGCTGTAGTACAATGCCTTTAATTCGGGAATAAATTAGGTGGATTTCAATAAGAAAATTCACATAAAAGTATAATTTTACAAGATATATTAAGGAGATTTATGCAAGTTACTAACACTATTTTAATGATTAGGCCTGTTGCTTTTCGTATGAATGAACAGACGGCTGTAAATAATTTTTTTCAAGAAGATCTTGATCTTAAAAATGTAGAAATTAATAAAAAAGCGCAAGTAGAATTTGATGCTTTTGTTGTAGCCTTAAAAGATAAAGGGATACATGTAGTCGTGGTTGACGATACTTTGAGTCCGGATACTCCTGATTCTATTTTTCCAAATAATTGGATATCACTTCATAAAGAAGGTATCGTTGGTCTGTATCCAATGTTTGCAGAGAATAGAAGAAACGAACGTCGTGAAGATGTCTTGGATATTTTAGAGGAAAAAGGTTTTAAAATAGATGATATTGTTGATTATACTTCGGCGGAAGACGATAATTTCTTCTTAGAAGGAACAGGTAGTATCTGTTTAGATAGATTAAATAAAAAAGCCTATTGTGCACTGTCAGACAGGGCAGATGAAGAATTATTCATTGAGTTCTGCGAAGATTTCGATTATTTCCCTGTAATTTTCACGGCCAATCAATCTGTAGACGGTAAACGTATGCCCATCTATCACACCAATGTAATGATGGCGCTAGGGGAAACGTTTGCGATCATATGTTCTGATACTATTGATGATAAAAAAGAGCGTAAAAGTGTCTTAGATCACCTTCATAATGATGGTAAAGCGATTATTAGAATAACGGAACAACAGATGCACCAGTTTGCGGGGAATATGCTGCAAGTATTGGGAGCAGATGATAAACGTTATTTAGTGATGAGTTCTGCGGCCTATACTAGTTTAACAGCCGATCAACTAAAAGCAATTAAAACGCATTGCGAAATTATTCATAGTTCTTTAGATACTATAGAAACTTGCGGTGGTGGTAGTGCACGTTGTATGATGGCAGAAGTGTTTTTACCTAAAAAATAAAAAATTACTTTTTCTTCAAAACTTCTTTTAAGAATACCCATGCCATAAAAATGCTAAAAAAAGCAAAAGGCAAAGAGGTGATAATTAGTAGTTTTTGAACGGCGGTTAGTACATCAATTTCAGGTTTTACATTCCCTAAAACTAATAAGGCTATAGTGGCAATCAGAATAATTGCAGACCATAATAATCTGTGTTTTTTACTCGGGTTCTTTTTGCCACTATCCGTAAACATACTCAGTACAAATACGGCAGAATCTACAGAGGTTACCAAAAAGCTAGCCAATAGAAAAAGGGTCACCATATTTAGCATAAAAGCAAAGGGATAGTTTTCTAGAAACACAAAAATGGATGAAAAAACATTCCCAAACTCATTGTTGTAACCTCCCCATGTTTCTATGAGTTCAAAAGCAGAGGATCCAAATACTGCAAACCAGAAAAAAGTACCTAAAGAAGGAATAATTAATACGCCTAATAAAAGCTGTCTAAGCGTTCTTCCTTTTGATATTCTAGCAATAAATATTCCAGTAAATGGCGCCCATGCTAGCCAAAATGCCCAGTAATAAAACGTCCAATCAGATAAGAAATTCATTCCAGGGTTATAGTTTCCTAGCGCTAAACTCATGGGGATGAAATCTAGTATATAGTGGTAAGTGGCACTGAAAAAGTTACTTAAAATTAATGGTACATCACTAAAAACAAACGTAAATACTAGAATGCTTAGGGCTGTAATAATATTTAATTTTGATATAATCTTAATTCCCTTGTTTACACCCATCCAGGCACTATAGGCGGCTACAATAACAATTATGGTGGTAAGGCCTATAGTTAGACTCAAATCAAAATTGCCTTTAAATACATGATTAATACCACCTTTAATTTGGGTGGTTCCTAGGCCTACCGCTGCAATTAATCCAAAAATGGTGGTGAGTATGGTCAGGATGTCAATTCCGTATAACAGTTTTTTATTAGGTAAGGTATTAGAAACCGTTTCGCTAATTAAGGTCTTCTTCTTTCGGACAAATAACGCGTATGCTATGACCATTGCAAACAAACCATAAAATGCCCATGCCGTAAAACCCCATTGGTAAAATGTAAATTCTAAGGCAAGAATTTCTGGAGCTAAATTTGAGGTGTATGGAGGATTTTGTTGCATATAAATAGGCTCTTGTACTGCTCTTAACAAGATTCCTGCGCCCATTCCTGCGCTATACAGCATAGCTATCCATGACCATAAAGAGTATTCTGGTTTTGCATCTTCCTTACCTAATTTTATTTTGCCTATGGGAGAAAAAGCAATGATAAGTAAGAAAAAGACACAGGCTAGGCCAAGGTATAAATAAAAATACCCAAAATAGGTACGTACCCATAAAGACCAATTACTGATAATGATATAGCTGCTTTCTGTAGCAAAAAAAGCAACTAGGGATAATAGCAATAAAATACCAATAGAAAATGGTAGTAATGGGTTTTTTGTACGTGCTTTAGATGTCAAATTAGATGTTATTTTTTAGTCGCAATTCCTCGAAGCATTCCTCCAAAAATAAAAAAATGAAAAGGTAGTACGCTATACCAATAGAGCCTACCGCGAAGTCCGCGAGGTCTAAATGTCGCAGTTTGATGCAATACATTACTTTCGTCAATTTCAAATTCTAACCAAGCTTCTCCTGGTAAGCGCATTTCTGCAAATAAAAGCAAGCGTTTATTTTTTTTATCGGCAAGCAAAACACGCCAAAAATCAAGGGCGTCACCTGTAAAAATCCTGTCTGGATGTGTTCTTCCACGGCGCAGCCCAACACCGCCAGAGAGTTTGTCCATAAAACCTCTTATTTTCCACAACCAATTGGCATAGTACCAACCTGTTTCGCCGCCAATTTTCCAGATGTTCTGAAGTGCTAATTCAGGGTCATCAACTTTCATTGATTTTTTATCGGTAAGAACACCATATTTGGGAACTTGAATATGTTTTTCTAAATTTTTTCTAAAACGCCCACTAATCATACTATCCTTCCAGCTACTCACTACTAAATTCTGTTCAATTTTTTTGAACGCCATGTCTATAGCTTCCATGTAGGAGAAAGGGGTTATTTCTAAGAGGTCTTGCAGGCGCTGATCTTTTGCAACAACCTCCATTTTCATACTATCAACAAGATTAATAGCAAGCTTGTAAGACGTAGAGGTGACAAAATATAACCAATAGGAAGAGAGTTTAGGAGTCATTATAGGTACTGTAACAATCCAATTTTTAAAACCTCTAGCTTTTGCATATTGGTGAAGCATCTCTTTATAGGTGAGCACATTAGGGCCAGCAATATCGAAAGAATCGTTATACGTTTCTTTATGGCCAATTACGCCGGTTAAATAGGAAATTACATCTCTTATGGCAATAGGTTGTGTTTTTGTTAGTACCCATTTTGGAGTGATCATAAAGGGTAATTTCTCACATAAATCACGGATAATTTCAAAAGAGGAGCTTCCTGATCCCACAATTATTCCGGCTCTTAAAACCGTAAGATTAAAATTCCCTTGATAGAGAATGTCCTCAACGTTTTTTCTAGAACTTAAATGCTTAGATAGTTCTGTGTCATTCACTATTCCGCTTAAGTAAATTACTTGTTGCACATTTGTTTCTGCTAAATAAGCGTTGAAATTGTGTGCTGTAATGGCTTCTTGTTTATCAAAATCTTGAGTAGAAGAACTCATAGAGTGTATTAGGAAGTAAGCAATATCTATATCTTTTGGTATTTTTCCAGATGAAAAATCTTCTAGTAAATCCAATTCTATAACTTCTATTTGTGCTCTTGTTTCTTTATCTATAGACAAGCGGCGCTCATTGCGTACAGCGCATACTACTTCATGACCTAACTCCAAAAGCTGCGGCAATAATCGCATGCCAATATAGCCATTTGCGCCAGTGAGAAGTATTTTCATATAGTGGTTTTAAAGATCTGTTATAGAAGTGGGGGTATTTTCGATTTTAAAATCGAGGATTTTTTTAAAATAATTTTGGATTGCTTTGGTGTCAGATTTTACTTTGATGAAATAATGATCCTTATAAATAGAATATACCGCAAAATCTCCTTTGTAAATGGTGAGTTTGTAATATGGAATTACTAAAGCAAAAGTTTCTAATAGTGATCTAAAGCGAACAATGATTCCCTTTGGTCGTAACTCTACATTGCAAGAATCTGTATTGTTATCTAGAAGTAATAGATTACGTATTTCAATGCTTGTTTCCGTAATAAATAGCTTAGGAGAGCCAATTCCTTTCATAGCCCAACGTTCTTTTAACGTAAAAGGCTTACCTACTAGTTCATCTACTTTTCGGGTAATTTCTTTGTTATTGTAAGATACATTAACAAGCATAGATTAGAGTTTTCTGTTTACAGGAACTTTTCTGCCATCAACACGTTGCGCTATGTATTGAACTTTCTTACCAGATTGATCGTTGTCGTCTTTAAAAAATGATGCTATCATCTCATTGAAAAAAGTAGCTATTGATACGGCTATCTGCCTTAAACGAGAAGAACTTAGTTGCGCAATTACTTTTTGTATATCTGCCATGATGCAATTTTTCTTATAAAGTTACGCAATTAGGAGTTGTTTAAGTCTTAATATACTATTAAAAGGACAAAAAATGTTTAGTTTTGCAGATTGATAAGTCAAATAATCATGAATATCCAGAACGTATTAGAAACCAAGGTAAAAGAAGCGGTTTCAACATTATTTAAAGCAGAATTACCATCGGTTGAATTTCAACCAACACGCAAAGATTTTGAGGGCGATATCACTATCGTTGTATTCCCAATGTTACGTGTTGTAAAAGGCAATCCGGTACAGATA
Coding sequences within:
- a CDS encoding dimethylarginine dimethylaminohydrolase family protein: MLDLNIKDETSKLKAVILGTAKSCGPTPKPEEAYDPKSLEHILAGTYPVEADMILEMDAFEHVLKKYDVQVYRPKILKDCNQIFSRDIAFVIDDFFFKANILPDREEEYLAIGDVISQINPAKVIQLPEEAHIEGGDVMPWKEYIFIGTYTAENYSHHITARTNKIAVEHITALFPHKTVKAFELRKSTNARENALHLDCCFQPIGKNKAILHKNGFLIEEEYQWLVDYFGKENVFEITSDEMYNMFSNVFSISQEVIVSEKNFTRLNTWLREKGFTVEEIPYAEISKQEGLLRCSTMPLIRE
- the ctlX gene encoding citrulline utilization hydrolase CtlX, with product MQVTNTILMIRPVAFRMNEQTAVNNFFQEDLDLKNVEINKKAQVEFDAFVVALKDKGIHVVVVDDTLSPDTPDSIFPNNWISLHKEGIVGLYPMFAENRRNERREDVLDILEEKGFKIDDIVDYTSAEDDNFFLEGTGSICLDRLNKKAYCALSDRADEELFIEFCEDFDYFPVIFTANQSVDGKRMPIYHTNVMMALGETFAIICSDTIDDKKERKSVLDHLHNDGKAIIRITEQQMHQFAGNMLQVLGADDKRYLVMSSAAYTSLTADQLKAIKTHCEIIHSSLDTIETCGGGSARCMMAEVFLPKK
- a CDS encoding BCCT family transporter, whose amino-acid sequence is MTSKARTKNPLLPFSIGILLLLSLVAFFATESSYIIISNWSLWVRTYFGYFYLYLGLACVFFLLIIAFSPIGKIKLGKEDAKPEYSLWSWIAMLYSAGMGAGILLRAVQEPIYMQQNPPYTSNLAPEILALEFTFYQWGFTAWAFYGLFAMVIAYALFVRKKKTLISETVSNTLPNKKLLYGIDILTILTTIFGLIAAVGLGTTQIKGGINHVFKGNFDLSLTIGLTTIIVIVAAYSAWMGVNKGIKIISKLNIITALSILVFTFVFSDVPLILSNFFSATYHYILDFIPMSLALGNYNPGMNFLSDWTFYYWAFWLAWAPFTGIFIARISKGRTLRQLLLGVLIIPSLGTFFWFAVFGSSAFELIETWGGYNNEFGNVFSSIFVFLENYPFAFMLNMVTLFLLASFLVTSVDSAVFVLSMFTDSGKKNPSKKHRLLWSAIILIATIALLVLGNVKPEIDVLTAVQKLLIITSLPFAFFSIFMAWVFLKEVLKKK
- a CDS encoding SDR family oxidoreductase — its product is MKILLTGANGYIGMRLLPQLLELGHEVVCAVRNERRLSIDKETRAQIEVIELDLLEDFSSGKIPKDIDIAYFLIHSMSSSTQDFDKQEAITAHNFNAYLAETNVQQVIYLSGIVNDTELSKHLSSRKNVEDILYQGNFNLTVLRAGIIVGSGSSSFEIIRDLCEKLPFMITPKWVLTKTQPIAIRDVISYLTGVIGHKETYNDSFDIAGPNVLTYKEMLHQYAKARGFKNWIVTVPIMTPKLSSYWLYFVTSTSYKLAINLVDSMKMEVVAKDQRLQDLLEITPFSYMEAIDMAFKKIEQNLVVSSWKDSMISGRFRKNLEKHIQVPKYGVLTDKKSMKVDDPELALQNIWKIGGETGWYYANWLWKIRGFMDKLSGGVGLRRGRTHPDRIFTGDALDFWRVLLADKKNKRLLLFAEMRLPGEAWLEFEIDESNVLHQTATFRPRGLRGRLYWYSVLPFHFFIFGGMLRGIATKK